In the genome of Paralichthys olivaceus isolate ysfri-2021 chromosome 10, ASM2471397v2, whole genome shotgun sequence, the window ATGATGACCTAGAAATAGATCATACCACATCAGATTTGCATATTAGGTTCTTCAATTCACAGGAAGTTATAGCAGTTAACCAAATATGCTGTTGCTATATATGCTGtatgaaaaaaatcagaaaactATTTTTGGCATATGTTCAGGAAGATAGATTTCAGGTAGGTTAGTTGtagtttgttcatttatttatgcatttgaGCAGTCACATGACCTGACAGGTGACTCCTGATCTCTCTGCTTTGGAGGTAACTCGTGGGAGCATTCACATTTTTTATCTCTTGACAGCCGGTCGAGGATGTAACGTATGCCTCCATCGACCACAGCACTGCCAAAGGATCAAGAACAACCAGAGCTGTATCTGATGACGACTGTGATTACGCCACAGTTCAGGTCCCAGCAGCACCCGAacctgagtctgagtctgagtctgagccCTCATTGAGAGATGATTATGTGCTGATGGGGTGAATATGAAGTTCATTTGGACCATTCCCAGAGGACTGGCAGATGGTACCATAAACATGCATGTCTGCAGTTTGACTGAGAAGAAATCTTGATTTTCCATGAAGATAATgtgacagaatgaaaaaaacaaaaaacttttatAACAGCAGCCGTGGAAAAATCAAGACCTGACATGTTTCTCTTCAGGGATTCTGACGTCTACATTCACCTGTGGTGTTTCTCTCTCAAGAAGAGAAATGTGTCTGGCCTCTTTACAGCAATTATTGGGAAGCATCAGACTCGAGGACCTGAAGATGCCGAAGGATTAATCTGTACtgcgcacatgtgtgtgtgtgtgtgtgtgtgtgtgtgtgtgtgtgtgtgtgtgtgtgtgtgtgtgtgtgtgtgtgtgtgtgtgtgttatattcaGAATTACTGCACACCACCTAGAAAAAGATATTTAAGGGCAAGAATTCCTGCAGCCTTGTGACATTAGCACATAATCTAAGCGTAAGAAGTCAAAGACAACTGAAATGGTGTGGAATTAAAAATCCATCCGTCCATTAACAATACCATTTATTCTGGAAGTGTTGCAGCGGGGACCGGAGCCAATCAGGTTGCGAGTGTGTTGCAGGGTGgacataaagagacaaaaagtCACATACAGTCAAttagagtctccaatcaacctaagCCCAGTCTGCTTGTCTCTAAACTGTGGGAGGGAACAGGATGACTTCGGCCGAAGCAATAATAAGAAATAAGGTATATCCCAAGAAAACAGGATGACCAAAAGCTGCTGTTCACAGAACCTGAAAAACCAAATTGAGTTCATGCTGTTTTAAGTACTACTGAGCAGATAAAGGTTGGATTTTTATCTACACAGCCTCAAACATTTACTCCACCAATAAGCAAAATTTCAGTTAAGCTCAGACTTCTAATGTTTGCACAATAAATTGGCGAAAACAAATCATGTGTGCAGTTCATGCTGCTGCCGCCTTATCACTATTCATTGCGACAAAAATGTAGTGTTGATAAAAATGTACACAGCACTTCCAATACTACTATGATTGCACGTCACTCAAACGTAATACATCTTATCTAAGAGTTgatctaaatgttttgtttatttattttttgtatgtgtgtgtgcagaaaacACAGTCTCAGCTTGAATCTCACTGGATAATTTATATGTTTGAGTAAAGTGGTATATTAAGTTGTAACTTACTgaaatttgtctttgtttcattgtggttttattgatttttgtattttactgaTTAAAAGTTTACAattttgtttgttattaataatctgcatttctgaaaacatctgaaacatCTCACAGCAGTGACCTCTTTGACTTACAGTCAAACCATAAGCAAGATTCTTTGCTAGAGGAAAtgatgtattatatatatatatagatatgtatTATAATACGTGCATTTGCATAATGTAACACAGATATGAATACTTCCCACACTCCACTTATTGTGATGTAGTTGTTTAAACGAGTATCCTTTACTTATCACTACTGCAGTAAGAATCTTAAAAGATAAAAGATGATAATCTCTGTTAATGTACAAATTATTATAACATCGAATTACAGCTCCTGTATTTCATCAGCAACATCAACAGTCTGTAGTTCTGTAGTCTGACACGTCCGGCTGAAGAGTTCAGCTAAaagttattaataataataataatataatataacacacacacacagggcaatGGGCTGCATGTTTTGGAGCCGGTACGAGACATGAGGGGCTCCCCTGTTCCATCAGTCGAGTGTTTGTCAGGAAGGAGGTGAGAGGCTCTCCTCCCTCATCGAAAGACTaacttctctttctttaactgcttctcctccacctctccttttctcttctttcagaCCCTCAAAAAGAGCCACGTGCATTGAAGTGTGAACAAACGTGCAGCTCAGTTATAGATCGAGTTCACACGTTGAACATAGCTGGCATAAGGTTCCACTTCCTCCACATCCTCTATCTGagtaacaaaacacaaaacagcagaGATGAACAAAACTTCACATGGTACAAAATAGAAATCACAAGAGTGAGTTACAGAGAAAATGACCCACCGGTGGAGATTTGGATGATGATGAGACAGACCGGTGGCATCGCCTTAACCAAAAGGTGAACACACAAACCATCAGTGActcaatacaaaaaaaaatactaatttaTGATCAAATGCAACTtcttacctcaacattatgattttcttttgtgCAAAAACTGCAAATCCCACCAAAAGCACACTGATAACCACACCAATGAGGATGAGCAGAAAAGGAACGTaatctgaaatgacagaaaatatgaaACTTTCATTCATAATTTGACACTAACTCAGTGCCGGTATAATGTTCTCTTGCGGTGCAGCCTGACCTTTTCTGAGTTTTGGCGTCAGAATCTGCTCCTGTTGCCAGTACGGGTGCCTGACAGCACAGGACAGGTTCTGCGTGTCTGTGCCCTCGTCGAGCTCCAGACGACTTTCCACTGTAATGAGTTCGTCTGAGACACGCGTCTCCACAGACTGCGAGTCTCTGCTGTGAGTCCAGCTGATGTTGGCTGCAGGTTTTCCTCCTTCAGCTCTGCACACTGCCACCATCTTGTCCTTGCTGTGCTCTATCCAGGCTGACAAACTGGGAGGAACTGAGCCAGGGAAGACAGAAGAATGGCAAAAGTTTGacttaaacacataaacacggacataaacacacaagtgtTATGTACAAATGTCAGTTTATTTAATCACACTCAACATGATAGAAACTCTTTACATTGAATTTATGCAATAAAGGTACATGGGAatttaatgtataaatataaacaattatttcaaaattttgatgtttacaataaataaactagaatgtccctcagtagagctcatacctcaaCAGTGCCCTTAAGAATCCACGttaaaattcactagatctggatttttatctggaactgcaccacattgcacacactcatgtagaTCAGTCTCTAAAACACGCCTGGATTCTCAAATCCATGAATCatcctctgagaaatcaatgaaaatgttgaaaagatcTCGAAATGATAAAGACAGGTGACAATAtaaatcacccccccccccccccccccattccacattcattcattttcatgataaatcaacaaataaataaataaataaagaagaaataaaaagtgaggCGACATTGTATCCAGAAAGACATAATGCtattaattcattcatatatGTAACTGGAAGTAACAGTAAATAGTATTTTTTCAGCTCTTACCTGTGATGGCCACGTTGATCTTATAGCTCTCTTCCCCACCgaagaaaacaaaatcacatttgtAGACCCCCTCGTCAGCGGCGGAGAGGTTTGGGATGTGCAGGTACGACTGAGCCCTGGAGGGGTTCCTGAGAGACTTGCTATCGTTGCAGGAGTCTAGCTTCTCGCCCGTAATGTTGCTGAAGGAGATCTCACAGTTTTTGTGCTGGATTTTCCAAATTACATAGATGGTGTTGTTCCACTCCCTGTCACTGCAGGTCAGGTTCACGTCACTGCCCAAGTTGAACATTAGATTTCTGACAACTGGaggaaaaaagttaaaagaataTTGCTTATCTTTTTAAAAGGACATAAAATTCAGTATAAAATAGATcatagttatttttttaaacgatTAGTTTGGATTAGAggtgtgaaaagaaaataataagatTTTATCTAAAATCATGCAAAAGTAAATGATTACTAAGAACAATGTTACACATCTAACAAATCCAGATCTTTAAGAACAGATTCAATtaatgacaaatgttttttcacagtGGTGGAATATGTGGTCCAGACTCTTAATATTTCATTCACATTTCACttcttcaaattcaaaataaagactttcTACTTCAGAAGTAACTTATGTCAAAGTATTTCTCGTTCATTTAGTTCATTCAACTCTTAAAAAGTGGATTAATGACAAAAGCGGGgacttaaatgtattttatatgttgGTCAACTGTCTCCTTTAACGTTTCAGTGAAATACccagagaggaaaataagaaaatgagtttACCATAAATCCTGGAGGTCACAGAGGTGCTTTGATTAGTTCCTGAGAGAGACGATCGTGAACATTAGTAAAAAGCTTAGTtaaacagtgtgtgagtgttcgATCTGCTCAGTCCTTAATTAGTTATTAGTTGGTTTGTTAGTCAGTTAgggtgtaaatgtaaataacaaACAGTTGTGAGAGAAATTgcaatttgtttttgtggagaAATTGTGAAATCTCTGAGAGGAAAAGCTCAACTTATAAAACGGCATAATGTCATTGCCATTGTCTTCTTCCTCTCGTCTGCTCGGTGAAACAAGCTCAGGACTTCCCCATAGTTATTTCATGTTGTGGAGGCCTgagacttgtttgtttttctgatggGGGTGAGCACAGACAGAGTGCTACTGCAGTGGCACAGCGAAACCACAGAAATCTCTCTCCCACCCGTCAGACCCCacagtggagggaaaaaaaagctgaTCTGATAACATGATTTCCATTACAGGTGCTGCTTGTTCATTCAAAAAATAGGGCGCAGATCTGTTATGGAACAGTTTTCATTACACCTCCATCCTTGTGCTTTCCACTGAGCTGTGAGTCACAGGAATAAGAAAAATCTCAGAGCGAAACTTACATTTACATTAGGTGGAAAACCTTTTACTACAAATGACTATGAGGAGAGTAATTAGAGTTAAGGATAATACATTCATGCAAAATATTAACATGCTGTGTCAAGTACCTCAAATGACACATTCAGAAAAAAGAGAGTATCTCTGTATAGAAATCCTGTTTACATCTAAATCCTGGATTTCATCACAACTtgaaagtataaagtatttaactATATGGAAGTAAATTGTGTTTATGATCAAACCTGGGTCGAGGCTCCACGCTTCAGATACCAAGAAGAAAACTATGGCAGAAATCAACATCATGTTCCTCATCTCCTGCAGACGTTCCTCTGTGACGGTACTTCACTCCAGTAAGAGAAGCATCGAGTCTGATCGTCCAGTGAGTCCTCAGTCTTTTTAAATTTGCTCCACATTAATATCGAATTGGTGTCTCCTTCACTTTCTATCTTCAGTTTCAATCAGCTCAGAGGTTAGAGCGTGGCCGTCTCTTCATCTCAtccagacaaagagaaaaactgtgACAGCCCTTGTGCTCAAGAAATGTAAAGGACGAATATGAGTAATAaatccctccctccttttttctttctcttcccctctctccaaACAGCTATCCTCGCAATCATCTGTCATTTTTGCCCCAACACAGGATGTTTTCTAAAACCAAGACACCAGTTTCCTTTCTGTGTCACATGATCACCCTCTTTGAAAGTATGTAGAGAAGAATGCATGACATTGTTAGATTGATGCCTCACTATAGGGTTCATATAATGAAAAAAAGTTTACTGAAGGCATAATGTTgatgtataatgtataatgtataatgttTGTGAACATCAGTGGAACCTCCAAAAAACACCCCAAAACCTCAATTAAATAACATTTCCTGATGGTTGTAtgattaaaattttaaatatcAGCTGAATTATTACCCttcttaaaatgaaataaaataaaaaggcgTATCATAAAGTTTATAATAAGGAAGACACAACTTCAGGGGTTTGTTTTACTGCGATGGTTGTGACAATAAGCATAGACATTTCCAGAAATATCTTTCCTGCTGAGCAAGCACAGATGCACACTGTTGGTCGTGGGCTGATGTAAGAGCACGCTCAtatttgacagaaaacacagatgcagcGGGTTAGGGTTCAAGTGTTAGTGTAGGTAGAGGTGTCAGTGCTCCGTCCCCGCTTTACAGATCAATCACTGACACTTTAATTACTGATATTTTGTGTGGTTATCACATCTCAAAGTGACACATCACAATTGTGacagttaataaaaaaaaaaaaatcagttctGTATCTTCTCTCGCTGCTCATAACAGAATGAAACGTTCTGTGTAGCAGATGGTTTGAGGATTTTTCTCCAAAACAGTAATGTGAGGAAGTAATATCTGCAGTGAGCTATAGTCAGACACAAgcctcttctccttttttttcctgagagCTCATTTAAGAAACTGTTCGTCAGACATAGGCAGCCGCTCACCAGCTGTCTGTGAGCTGGCACGCTCCAAGGAAGGAGCTAGCTTTTCCAAAGACATCTTAGAGTTGTGAAGTCCTGTTGCTGTGGTCAGCGCTCGTCAAATAGGCTGGCTTTGTGGGTGTCTGGCTGTGTGgctctgtggctgtgtgtgtggctgtttcCCCTTGATAACAGCGACTTCTTGTTCATGTCAAAATCAACTgtttagaggaaagaaaaggaaaaatagagACGCATGAAGCAAAACGATAAATGTGTCTTGATGAAATTAACAGTATTgccaaaaagaaacaaaaaacattcacactttGACTTCAGGTACAAAATCAGGTGTTCAGATCTTCACCATTTTAAACAATACTGTGTGATGACTTTGTTGAAACCATGAATGTCCAGTCTATACCTGGACCCACCGCTTCAACAGTCTGATCAGTGGCTTTACACTCTGATGACAGATCCCCTCAGGCGGTTTTCTGCCTGCCGAGTCAGCAGAAGCGGTCGTGACAGAGCGGTCATGTGTCAAACAAGCCGAGGAGGCCAGTCATCTTCCTCCACTGGAAACTTGAGTCAGCGTGACAAGGTGTAGGAGGCATAGAAAAGAGGCCAAATGGGGCTTTTAGACAGAAAGTGCAGCACCTCAACCACTATTTTAATCCCAAATCAGAAAAGATGTAAATAATACAGTAAACCACTGCCTACTTAAAATGTTGCGGGTTTTGTTTGGAAAACTTAGTAGCTGCTGACTTTTTATGCTCAATTCATCATCTATAGTGTTTATCCTTTTAGTGTCATGGGTTTGTAGGAGCCAATCCCAACCCACATTGCATGAGAGGCAGGATACACCATGGACATCATATCTTGCACCAGGgcctctgtccatttgttttatgtctcttgttgtcagagtttgtgtgtttagaaTGACTGTTTTAGAATCAAACTAGACTATGGGTCATTCTTCACAATTATAAGTTAATAAATACGTTTTTATTCCTGAAGGTTTATAAAagctaaaacaacaaatactgaGACCACAGAGGTATAACACACGTTAACCTAAATAGCAGGGACCATTATGCAGGTAGTGTACATACCATAGTGAGATTATATTGCAACCACAATAGACACCCCTACGTGAGCACACTCATCACTACCACTGCAACCACAACCCACTGTTCTAGTGACCACCACACTTCAGGTTTAAAACCCTGCACACAAAGTGGTGTGAGTCCCACGACTACATCCCTGTAGGTCGTCCAGCTGCCTACAACTAGGCAAAGAGTGAGAGACTCAGTTGGTTCAGGGTcgcaataaaatatttaaaagaaaacaatcaatacGATCAAAGTACCAACGGTATAAGACCAACGCAGAAACCAGTGGTCAGACAACACTGGTGGAGGCAAGGCAGCAGCCTGGCACTTGATCTTGCTCCACATGGGGCCCTACTTTACAGCCACAATGGATGGCTGAACCTGAACTGTGGCTCAAACAGGGGGAGAGGTCAACCCCGAATCTTCGCCACAGAAATCTGAGTGGAGATGCAGCCACTCAACACAAACACGGCAGTCACCATCTACCAGGCATCAGACAAAGAGCCAGTAATGGCCCACACCTGTCAGTATAAAGGCAGGGAGCTCTCTAGTCCCATCTACCAGGGCGGTGCTCTGACTCCTATAGCTGTCAAGAGGAAGAACATGGTTTTCTCAACTCCTCCCCAGGGCAACACCAAAGTCAGCACAGAGGAGACTGGCTGACTGGACTCCCACAGACAGAGGACATAACATGAGAGGTACTCAGGGAACCTGGAGACCAACAAAGATCCATAATACAGTCTCCATAATATAAAGCTCTGACTTAACAGTgatatagaatagaatagaatagaatacagAGTAACGTATGTTGATTTGTAAACTAGCAACATATCTATTACTTACTGAGCACTTCAAAGATGATTTATCTTCCTCATTAAGCTGCTGATCACTGAGGGTGAAGAAGGTAAGTTTGAGCCTCTGGTTAAAGTGATACAGTCTGTTGACTCATCTATAGCATGAAAACAAGGATAAAGATTGTTGTGTTATTACTGATTTTAACACTTAATGCTGCGACTTTCTTGATTTTTTTGTAAAAGTCAAAGTGTGTTATaggtttcattttcatttcactgaaatTACCTATTGAGCCAAGAAGGTCCCAAAAGTCCTGAAAGACTCCTCATCTGGTGACCTTCAACTGAGAGAAGAAGTTTAAAACCATAAAGAGATATATCATAGAAACCATGAAGCACTAACTTTTACAGTTTTCTTAATGAAGCATTGCGTATTCCCATTTGTGCAATAAATGGTTAAACCATGACGAAGTGTTTCTGACtcaatgtatataaatgtatcaCAACTGAATTAGTTTTATCACagagaagtgtttgttttctgagaaTGAAAAGAGCTGCTGTTGCAAAAACAATCTttgcttttatatatatttgtatcttCAGGCTCTATTTTTATCGTTTTTGATCGTGAACAACGAGAATGAAGTTGAATAGAATTGATCCTAAAAATAAAGGGCAATTTGCAGCAAGACAAACAGTGCCACCTAGTGGCCATACAGGAGCATcggataaatgacaaaataagagACTGAAATCTGTTGGTGCCACGGAAAAAATAAAGCTGGTAATGTGTTAAACCAAATTTTAGTCTTAAAATGTACCTGTTGGGTGAAAAAGTATGCTTTTCTAAgataaatgtaataaacaaaGATTAATAATCGATGGGGATGATtcttaagggttagggttaatcCAAATTTAGCCAAAATCTAGTAAATAGAGCAAACTATGCTGAACTGTAAGTAGTTCACACTGTAGAGAATAAAGAGCAATGACAGGTGTCCAGGGCTGATGCGTCTGGGCACTGAGAACATTTGATGGTATTTTGCATCTAAGAACTAAAGGAAAATTGCACGCTTTTATAAAATGTTAACACATCCATGAAGAAGACAAAAAGACACTAAAAGAAGATGTgaaagacagtttttttttttttatcatttccaGGCTATCCTACTCTTTATTTAATGCAAATTACAGTACCAGGGAACTATTCCTCAGAGCACGCAGGGGGAATATTTACAGAGGTGCACATTTAGCATACCTtcacagaacaaaagaaaaaaacaaacaaaaaacaaaaacaaatgaaataaaaatttcAGTCACAAACAGAGGCATTCAAGTAGTAGTACTGTTATACAGGatgttttttgtaatattttcttttctttagcCCCAGTTAAACCCAGTTAGTATTTGAAACCAGTAAATATGCTGgtataataaaatgaataataatataccAGCACATGTACTCGCTCGTCTTCTTTTTTGGTAgcttttgtggttgttttttattgaaCTGGAGTTGGGAAGGGTGAAGTGGTCAGACCTTCTGGTGGAGGGTAGCAACACGTTCATGAATGCAAAATTACAGCAAGCGGGAGACAAGGAGAAAGGCTACATGACTCGACGACCCCTTTAGGTGCTACTGAATTCCCCCCACCCCAGCCCCACCCCGAAAAtagaggagagacgagagaaacaacagaaatatccagagagaagaagagtcagaATACATTATTGCCTCTGAGGATGGCTCATCACAACTATATCATAGTTTGGCTTTGGTAGCAGAACCAACACTGTGAGTAATACAGAAACGgtactgtatttgtatatatacagtatatgaggccttttttcttttagaacCCCTGCTGCCATCCACAACACACCCCCTCCCCATGATTCGCCACACACGCCCGGGAGTCCGTGCAAGGACTACTGTGTTTTACATGTGAGTGTGTCCAAGATAAAACAtctattaaaataaacactacACTTTTCCATCTTCAGTTAAGGAACAATATCCTTAAGATTAACCATGTCTGTATATGACATCACATGTGCAatgaaaagggggagagagtgggagagagtgggagagagagggagggtggaaatcaagtgagggagggagggagagagagtgtgagtgtgtgtgtgagtgtgtgtgagtgtgtgtgagtgtgtggcggGATAGCAGGACATTCAACAGCACCAAAGGGAGAGTCACAATATTCGGGTGGGTTGGTGGCGTGGGCTGAGTGAGGAGGGGGCGAGGAAACAAGGCGAAGGTGTATGAAAGCAAAGGCACTCCAAACTATAGTTACACTATACATGACTAGTTCTTGTTACAATAATACAGCTGTCATCTACTGTACTGTACAGGTAAGATTGAACATATGGCTGGATAAAGCTGATCATTATCGTCATCTACAATATCCATGAACATCAGTTTCGCCCTGATtctggtttttcttttcatcttttatcttttttgaaATCTTTCCCTACCCTTCGTCATCTTTGTTTTTGCTCATAAACAGTACATGGGTCTGCATATATACATACCTTGAACAcaacatggaaaaaaataaatcaacgtaacatttaaaaaaaaaaacaacagacaagtCAGAATTTTGGTGAGGAgcatttatactgtatatacaaattcagctttttttatttatgtatttatttttatttgtttttttaaatgtagtgaATATTCTCTGTAAATAAGACGCTTCGACAGACTGTACCGAGTGGCTCTATGTGCGGCaggtggaggacagagagagagtgagagggcgAGCGCCTGGCTAACACTTCAGTCAGTGGTCACAGCACATGAGGAAGTCAGCGGTGGAGCCAAGGAGGACGACCGCCGAGATTTCTCAAAGAGTcgagggaagaaagaaaagtgttaAGGAACAATTTCGAATTCTTCacggagacaaagaggaagatcTAGACTGTGGGGAGAGGAGGTGTCTAGATGCTGCActgtcacagaaaaaaacactgttacaGACAGAGTTGGTAAAAAGACAGAGAATAGAGCGGTGCCCTAAATCCACCGACGGCCTTAATACAGACGACACAAGGGAACGGAGAAGTGACGGCTGGAGTCATACTGCGCTCCAGCAACGAAccgagaaaaaaacaaaaacaccaccaCATCTAAATCTATCGTCTTTAGGCAGCGGCAAATATTGCCCCTGCTCTACCAGATATGAGCTCACCATAACTGATTTCTGAACCATTGTAGttaatatacatatatctatatatactttttatacATAAGGAAAAGTAATATATAAactgtgtatgtatgcatgtttgtttttttttgtattgtatgtatatattatacaaGCACACAGGACCAGTTACATGTCACATCCATCGCACATGgcgaagaaaaaaaactaaacgtCTGCCcgggagtaaaaaaaaaaaaagaagaaaattaagAACAAGGTCGAGTAAAACCGTTCGCTAAACATTTAAAAACGAACCCCAggcaatgaaaaaaaattaaaacaaatcaacgTGTCCAAACATCACCTCCAGGATTGGACTGCTTTTTTTCCACATACATCAGGATCGTCatgcatccatgtgtgtgtgtgtgtgtgtgtttcttgtgtgtgtgtgtatgtgtgtttcttgtgtgtgtgtgtgtttcttgagtgagtgtgtgtgtgtatacacgtGCGTGAGCCTCATGCCTTGTTTGCAGAAGTGGAGGTGAGAGGGTatggtgaccccccccccccccccccaggtgaTCCTAACCATACTCAGGCCATGCACTACAGGACAAaccgagggagggagggagaggagggtgtggggggaggcagaggaTGTAGGTGCAGAAAAATGGATCAATGCAGGGGGGGAGGACGAGAGGAGTCAGGGGTGAGGGACGAGGGGAACAGCtcaggacttttttttctacAGATTGTCCTCTTACAAACATTAGCAGGCTAGcattgtgtatacatgtacAGTGTACTTTTATCAATAGTACAGTCGACAACACCTTTGGCCCTGCGCATCGCTTCCCCGCTGAAAGAGCACGGAGAGACGTCTTCGATGGAGGATGGAGTAGAGTTCAAACAGCTGGAtcagggggaggggggtgtcaGTCGGGGATAAAAGAGGGAGAGGCTTGGGTTTTGTGTTCGTGGTCGTCTTAGCTGTTGAGACCGGACTGCGTCAGCATCGCTCCGCTGGTGTCAGGGAGGAGAGCAGGGCAGAGCAGAGCTGGGCGGAGCTCACCCCCTTGGCCGGGGCAATGGAGAGGCCGTGGGGCTGGGGCTGAGACCGGGGCGGGGCGCGGTGGCAGTCCGCGGGCTCAGGAGGTGGAGTTGGATGCCGAGGCAGAGGCGGTGGTGGTGCTGGGACCtcgctctgtgctgctgccatCTACGGTCAGGAAGAGGAGATGATCTTAGAGcgacagagacacagtgagagcATAAGGTAaaagtctgtgttttcattagtAAACAGACTTTACAGCAGCTGCACTggaaaaatgtaaagcaggGAAAGTTtgt includes:
- the LOC138411951 gene encoding uncharacterized protein codes for the protein MGNCTSGTKKSREDESAPDDRNHTDNKPVEDVTYASIDHSTAKGSRTTRAVSDDDCDYATVQVPAAPEPESESESEPSLRDDYVLMG
- the LOC109631397 gene encoding cell surface glycoprotein CD200 receptor 1-B, producing MWSKIKCQAAALPPPVLSDHWFLRWSYTVVVRNLMFNLGSDVNLTCSDREWNNTIYVIWKIQHKNCEISFSNITGEKLDSCNDSKSLRNPSRAQSYLHIPNLSAADEGVYKCDFVFFGGEESYKINVAITVPPSLSAWIEHSKDKMVAVCRAEGGKPAANISWTHSRDSQSVETRVSDELITVESRLELDEGTDTQNLSCAVRHPYWQQEQILTPKLRKDYVPFLLILIGVVISVLLIEDVEEVEPYASYVQRVNSIYN